Proteins from a genomic interval of Quercus robur chromosome 9, dhQueRobu3.1, whole genome shotgun sequence:
- the LOC126699455 gene encoding receptor-like protein EIX1 — translation MKMITLTGGRSFKLLLLHAFLLIMLSAHLSPALGFISGVGVGDANNIRCIEGERQALLEFKKGLVDDYGRLSSWQSGDENKNCCNWEGVRCSNLTGHVLELHLSALQNDDEGEITKPFGGMISSSLLELPYLTFLDLSLNNFNQSYIPKFIGSLSNLKHLNLADANLSGPIPHHLQNLSHLQLLDLSWNDWKNIETLEWLSHLSSIEDLDLSYTNLSVANDWFEVVSSLPNLKTLLMQSCDLPPMSLSSFSHFNDSKSFASLKILDLSENQLVHVPKSLGNICTLRELNLWSNHLNGQLVELITNLSGCVKDSLEILALSDNQITGSLPNFAIFLSLKEIDLSMNKLNGTLPKSIGNLYMLEVLSVDSNLLQGVISESLFSNLSKLQSLDLSNNSLSLEFSFDWVPPFQLNRIHLTSCNLGPRFPNWILTQRNVSFLEISNNKISDTISAEWLADLPPTLKILDLSNNHIYGQLPNVSTKGLNDLSKIDWSANSLEGPLPHFPTNLTILNLSKNQFSGSISSLCKINGQFLAYLDLSNNRLSGRLPNCFMQWPKLVVLNLAGNHFFGEVPSSLGSLSVLNSLSLNNNNFSGNLPSSLRNCSSLIVMDMRNNRFSGNVPAWIGECLPSLIILSLRSNMFNGSIPLHLCWLQDLQILDLSLNDISGTIPQCLNNFTSMAQKINYFIEEVIPPLYDGGIMPIVWDSVMVELKRNEFEYHGLNLGLLKIINLSSNKLIGKLPIEICNLLDLISLNVSRNNLIGEIPQMIGQLKQLESLDLSSNQFSGEIPSSISEINFLEFLNLSYNNLSGKIPLGTQLQGFDASYFIGNRALCGTPLTQKCPGEETPSRSEATTKDIEENEDELGKWFFMGTGCGFAIGFWGVCSSLLLKRSWRHAYFLLLDNMKDWIDVTITVNIARLQRKIQRQG, via the coding sequence ATGAAAATGATCACACTCACGGGTGGAAGGTCCTtcaaacttcttcttcttcatgcatttttacTTATAATGCTTTCAGCGCACTTGAGTCCAGCCCTTGGATTCATTTCAGGGGTTGGAGTCGGAGATGCTAACAACATCAGGTGTATAGAGGGAGAGAGACAAGCACTCCTTGAGTTCAAAAAAGGCCTCGTTGATGACTATGGCAGACTCTCTTCGTGGCAGAGCGGCGACGAAAATAAGAATTGCTGCAATTGGGAAGGAGTTCGCTGCAGCAACCTAACCGGCCATGTACTTGAGCTTCATCTTAGCGCTCTTCAAAATGATGATGAAGGTGAAATAACGAAACCTTTTGGAGGTATGATTAGTTCTTCACTGCTTGAGTTGCCTTATTTGACATTTTTGGATCTTAGTTTGAATAATTTTAATCAGAGCTATATTCCAAAGTTCATCGGTTCTCTCAGTAACTTGAAACACCTCAATCTTGCTGACGCCAATCTCAGTGGGCCAATTCCACATCATCTTCAGAACCTTTCGCACTTGCAACTACTCGATCTCAGTTGGAAtgattggaaaaatattgaaaCTTTGGAATGGCTTTCTCATCTGTCTTCAATAGAAGACCTTGACCTAAGTTACACAAATCTCAGTGTAGCCAATGATTGGTTTGAAGTTGTGAGTAGTCTCCCTAATTTAAAAACCTTGTTGATGCAGTCGTGTGATTTACCTCCAATGAGTCTTTCATCTTTTTCCCATTTCAATGATTCGAAATCTTTTGCTTCTCTTAAAATCCTAGATCTCAGTGAAAACCAACTTGTCCACGTTCCAAAATCCTTAGGGAATATATGTACTTTACGTGAATTGAACTTGTGGTCAAACCATCTCAATGGACAATTAGTTGAGCTTATCACTAACTTGTCTGGATGTGTAAAAGACTCATTAGAAATTTTGGCTTTATCAGATAATCAAATTACGGGATCGTTGCCTAATTTTGCAATATTTCTGTCCTTAAAAGAAATAGATCTTTcaatgaacaaattaaatggGACTTTGCCCAAAAGCATTGGGAACCTATATATGCTCGAGGTTTTGAGTGTTGATTCGAATCTTTTGCAAGGTGTGATCTCTGAATCTCTCTTCTCCAATCTCTCCAAATTACAAAGTTTAGACTTGTCCAATAATTCTCTTTCTTTGGAATTCAGCTTTGATTGGGTTCCCCCTTTTCAACTGAATAGGATACATTTGACGTCTTGTAATTTAGGGCCTAGATTTCCAAATTGGATTCTAACTCAAAGGAATGTTTCCTTCCTTGAGATctctaataataaaatttcagaCACCATCTCAGCAGAGTGGTTAGCAGACCTGCCTCctacattaaaaattttagatcttTCTAACAACCATATATATGGGCAGTTACCAAATGTGTCAACAAAAGGCTTGAATGATCTTTCTAAAATTGATTGGAGTGCTAACAGTTTAGAGGGTCCACTACCACATTTTCCAACAAATCTCACAATCTTGAATCTCtctaaaaatcaattttcaGGGTCTATCTCTTCTCTTTGTAAAATCAATGGTCAATTTTTGGCTTACCTAGACCTATCCAATAATAGATTATCTGGAAGACTTCCTAATTGTTTTATGCAATGGCCAAAGCTAGTCGTTTTGAATTTAGCTGGCAACCACTTCTTTGGGGAAGTTCCAAGCTCTTTGGGCTCGCTGTCTGTGCTCAACTCGTTGagtctaaataataataatttctctgGAAACTTACCTTCGTCCCTGAGAAATTGCAGTTCCTTGATAGTTATGGACATGAGAAATAATAGATTTTCTGGGAACGTACCAGCATGGATTGGGGAATGCCTACCAAGCTTGATTATTCTATCTTTACGTTCCAATATGTTCAATGGAAGCATACCATTGCATTTGTGTTGGTTACAAGATTTACAAATCTTGGACCTCTCTTTAAATGACATTTCTGGAACTATACCACAGTGCCTCAATAATTTCACATCCATGGCTCAGAAAATAAACTATTTCATTGAAGAAGTGATTCCTCCTTTATACGATGGTGGTATTATGCCGATTGTCTGGGATAGTGTAATGGTTGAGTTGAAAAGAAATGAGTTTGAGTACCATGGTCTAAATCTTGGACTACTAAAGATCATTAACCTTTCAAGTAACAAATTGATCGGGAAACTTCCAATTGAAATCTGCAACcttttggatttgatttcaCTCAACGTATCAAGAAACAACTTGATTGGAGAAATTCCTCAAATGATTGGTCAGTTGAAGCAGCTAGAATCACTTGATTTGTCAAGCAATCAGTTTTCAGGCGAAATCCCATCTAGCATATCTGAGATAAACTTTTTGGAATTCCTGAACTTATCCTACAACAATTTGTCTGGGAAAATTCCTTTGGGCACTCAACTCCAAGGCTTTGATGCATCTTATTTTATTGGAAACAGGGCACTTTGTGGAACTCCACTCACACAAAAGTGTCCAGGTGAAGAAACACCAAGCCGAAGTGAAGCAACTACCAAAGATATTGAAGAGAATGAAGATGAATTGGGAAAATGGTTTTTCATGGGAACAGGATGTGGATTTGCTATAGGGTTTTGGGGAGTTTGCAGTTCTTTGCTGTTAAAGCGTTCTTGGAGACATGCCTATTTCTTGTTATTGGACAACATGAAGGATTGGATCGATGTAACAATAACCGTGAACATTGCAAGATTGCAAAGGAAGATTCAGAGGCAGGGAtga
- the LOC126699457 gene encoding receptor-like protein EIX1, producing the protein MISPSLLELPDLTFLDLSENDFNQSNLPEFIGSLSNLKHLDLSWANLSGPISHQLENLLHLQFLNLKGNDLIIIENLEWLPHLPSIEYLDLTSLYLSAVNDWLEVVSYLSNLTTLSLWGCDLPSQRFSSLSGFNYWKSLSSLESLNLDTNKLVSLPKSIGDICTLRKLYFLFNNPNIQLVELINNWSRCVEDSLENLRLSYNQLTGSLPNFALFPLLKYLDLSKNFLNGIVPKSIGNLYKLECLDLSSNFLQGTMSEPHFSNLSKLWYLDISNNSLALEFNFN; encoded by the coding sequence ATGATTAGCCCTTCCCTACTTGAGTTGCCTGATTTGACTTTTTTGGATCTTAGTGAAAATGACTTTAATCAGAGCAATCTCCCTGAGTTCATTGGGTCTCTAAGTAACTTAAAACACCTTGATCTCTCTTGGGCCAATCTCAGTGGGCCAATTTCACATCAGCTTGAAAACCTTTTGCACTTGCAATTTCTTAATCTCAAGGGGAATGATTTGATAATTATTGAAAATCTTGAATGGTTGCCTCATTTGCCTTCAATAGAATACCTTGATCTAACTTCCCTATATCTTAGTGCCGTCAATGATTGGCTAGAAGTTGTGAGCTATCTTTCAAATTTAACAACCTTGAGCTTATGGGGATGTGATCTTCCTTCCCAGAGGTTCTCATCTCTTTCTGGTTTCAATTATTGGAaatctctttcttctcttgAAAGTTTGAATCTCGATACCAATAAACTTGTTAGCCTTCCAAAATCAATTGGGGATATATGTACTTTACGcaaattgtattttttgtttaataatccCAATATACAGCTTGTTGAGCTTATCAATAACTGGTCTAGATGTGTAGAAGACTCATTAGAGAATTTGAGATTATCATATAATCAACTTACGGGATCGTTGCCTAATTTTGCATTATTTCCATTGTTAAAATATCTTGATCTTTCAAAGAATTTTCTAAATGGGATTGTACCCAAAAGCATTGGAAATCTATATAAGCTTGAGTGTTTGGATTTGTCCTCGAATTTTCTACAAGGCACCATGTCTGAACCCCATTTCTCAAATCTCTCTAAATTATGGTATCTAGACATATCCAATAATTCTCTTGCTTTGGAATTCAACTTCAATTAG